One window of Thalassovita mediterranea genomic DNA carries:
- a CDS encoding two-component sensor histidine kinase: protein MLGISASGLLGFMVLTGALGFFEGITAIIVLSLGALAYFVGSAPPAIDLAPVDDIQASDEAMKSSVRSLIHALPFPACYISGEDRIDSANKKISDLFRINHIEGALKSVIIRQPDVLAATDRVSRSRAGERVEFMAIDGDELWLAHLTPGPEPESVFVVFEDRTAVHRAERARADFLANASHELRTPLTALAGFIETMRGPARDDRESWDGFLEIMHKQTDRMRHLVSDLLSLSRIEFSEHRAPDTVIDLSDVLSQTVLALQPLAAERAIELSIDGLGREIRVTAKWDELAQVIQNLISNAMKYSPRGGRVTVSIGTARSMTDAGKLATGSNEQATRSILLQPRASSEAAAAWISVSDHGVGIARQHLSRLGERFYRVDESRGGDIEGTGLGLAIVKHIMARHRGGLAVASKEQEGTCFGVWLPCLESHAAPKS, encoded by the coding sequence GTGCTCGGCATTTCAGCCAGCGGCTTGCTTGGCTTCATGGTGCTGACCGGCGCACTAGGTTTCTTTGAAGGCATCACAGCGATCATCGTGCTATCTCTGGGAGCGCTCGCCTATTTCGTTGGCTCGGCTCCGCCTGCGATTGATCTTGCTCCGGTCGATGACATCCAGGCCAGTGACGAGGCGATGAAATCGTCCGTACGCTCGCTTATTCATGCACTCCCTTTTCCAGCCTGTTACATTTCAGGCGAGGACCGCATCGATTCCGCCAACAAGAAGATTTCCGATCTCTTTCGGATCAATCATATCGAAGGCGCCCTCAAGTCTGTCATCATCAGGCAGCCAGACGTGCTTGCCGCGACCGACCGCGTCTCCCGCAGCCGCGCTGGTGAACGGGTTGAGTTCATGGCGATCGATGGCGACGAGCTATGGCTGGCCCACCTGACCCCGGGCCCAGAACCGGAAAGCGTATTCGTCGTTTTCGAAGACCGCACGGCCGTACACCGGGCTGAGCGGGCACGCGCAGACTTCCTTGCCAATGCCAGCCATGAACTTCGCACGCCGCTCACTGCCCTTGCCGGTTTCATCGAGACGATGAGAGGCCCTGCGCGCGATGACCGCGAATCCTGGGATGGCTTTCTCGAGATCATGCACAAGCAGACCGACCGGATGCGCCACCTCGTTTCCGACCTTCTCTCCTTGTCGCGCATCGAATTCAGTGAACATCGCGCACCTGACACTGTCATCGATCTCAGCGATGTTCTCAGCCAGACGGTACTCGCGCTCCAGCCCCTGGCAGCCGAACGCGCCATCGAACTCTCCATCGATGGGCTCGGACGGGAAATCCGCGTGACCGCCAAATGGGACGAACTCGCCCAGGTCATCCAGAACCTCATCAGCAATGCGATGAAATATTCCCCGAGAGGCGGCCGGGTCACAGTTTCCATTGGCACGGCGCGCAGCATGACGGATGCGGGAAAACTCGCGACCGGCTCGAATGAACAGGCGACGAGATCGATCCTCCTGCAGCCGCGCGCGTCCTCCGAAGCGGCGGCGGCCTGGATCAGCGTGAGCGATCACGGGGTTGGCATTGCTCGCCAGCACCTCTCTAGGCTGGGCGAACGCTTCTACCGAGTAGACGAAAGCCGAGGCGGCGACATTGAGGGCACGGGTCTTGGCCTCGCCATCGTCAAGCACATCATGGCCCGCCATAGAGGCGGCCTTGCAGTGGCCAGCAAGGAGCAGGAGGGCACCTGCTTCGGCGTCTGGCTTCCTTGCCTCGAAAGCCACGCCGCTCCGAAAAGTTGA
- a CDS encoding efflux transporter outer membrane subunit, which produces MKFEGLIIAAVALAGCSSMPNVESLAGEPVAMFPAAPDAPKTWAKSGVSGKLPTGDWISQFGDPVMETLVAEALAANPDLRSQYAIVQASRAQARSVYGRSLPNVSVSGSAGVNSTYSEPLDERFTDPAYGLGVDASWTADLWGRIQAAVDAAEADLAASEADLASLRLTLAAQTAIAWTDLNEALAQERLAIATFEARDRIVTLTERRFSRGLSSALDVRLARSARATAEAAIAARQQALGNATRRLEILVGRYPADEIEAPGLLPELAPIEAAGTPVLLLSRRPDIAASEARLTAAGLRAEQARLALLPTLSLSGSLRTNQTEFADLFDPVRIAANAIASLSQPVFNGGALRADRDAAIAFAESALANYAGDVLQAWREVEDALAADEFLATQVEAQRRALEEATVAEEIATRQYSSGLVSIFNLIDAQTRRLNAESNLIATRSARVSNRISFHLAIGGAVSEEALASEPEI; this is translated from the coding sequence ATGAAGTTCGAAGGCCTGATCATCGCTGCCGTAGCGCTTGCTGGATGTAGCAGCATGCCGAACGTCGAGAGCCTGGCCGGAGAGCCTGTTGCCATGTTCCCTGCGGCGCCTGACGCCCCCAAGACGTGGGCGAAAAGCGGCGTTTCCGGCAAGCTGCCGACGGGTGACTGGATCTCCCAATTCGGCGATCCGGTCATGGAGACGCTGGTTGCCGAAGCGCTTGCGGCAAACCCTGACCTTCGCTCGCAATATGCAATCGTGCAGGCAAGCCGGGCGCAGGCGCGCTCTGTTTATGGCCGTTCGCTTCCGAACGTTTCGGTCTCCGGTTCAGCAGGTGTCAATTCGACCTACAGCGAGCCCCTGGACGAACGTTTCACCGACCCAGCCTATGGTCTTGGCGTTGATGCGAGCTGGACCGCCGACCTCTGGGGACGGATCCAGGCCGCCGTTGACGCTGCAGAAGCTGATCTCGCTGCGAGTGAGGCCGATCTCGCATCGCTGCGCCTTACCCTCGCTGCGCAGACGGCCATTGCATGGACCGATCTGAACGAAGCGCTCGCGCAGGAGCGTCTTGCCATTGCCACTTTTGAGGCCCGCGACCGCATCGTGACGCTGACGGAGAGACGCTTCTCGCGCGGCCTGTCAAGCGCGCTCGACGTTCGTCTGGCCCGCAGTGCGCGCGCTACGGCGGAAGCGGCAATCGCTGCCCGTCAGCAGGCACTTGGCAACGCAACGCGCCGGCTTGAAATTCTTGTGGGACGCTATCCTGCCGACGAAATCGAAGCGCCGGGTCTGCTCCCGGAGCTGGCACCTATCGAAGCGGCCGGAACGCCAGTGCTTCTCCTGTCGCGTCGCCCGGATATTGCAGCTTCAGAGGCACGTCTGACGGCCGCTGGGCTTCGGGCCGAACAGGCACGCCTGGCATTGCTCCCGACGCTCAGCCTGAGTGGGTCGCTGAGAACAAACCAGACTGAATTCGCCGACCTGTTCGACCCGGTCCGCATCGCCGCGAATGCCATCGCGAGCCTGTCCCAGCCCGTGTTCAACGGGGGCGCTCTGCGTGCAGACCGCGACGCGGCCATCGCTTTTGCTGAAAGCGCGCTGGCGAACTATGCTGGCGACGTCCTGCAGGCCTGGCGTGAGGTCGAGGATGCGCTGGCCGCCGATGAGTTTCTGGCAACGCAGGTGGAGGCTCAACGGCGCGCTCTGGAAGAAGCGACTGTGGCGGAAGAGATCGCTACGCGTCAGTACTCCAGTGGCCTTGTGTCGATCTTTAATCTGATCGACGCGCAGACACGTAGACTAAACGCAGAGAGTAATCTGATCGCAACCCGGTCAGCCCGCGTTTCCAACCGTATTTCCTTCCATCTCGCGATAGGTGGTGCGGTCAGCGAGGAGGCTTTGGCCTCTGAACCAGAAATATAG
- a CDS encoding efflux RND transporter periplasmic adaptor subunit gives MKRIITILLPVIVLVGIVGAGFVLTQLFKPPVERAEEQPRGLSVFAEVAEETDLDLKVRAQGEVRPKRQIIVAPQIAGRISYVSPDFVDGGFIRQGQVLVRLEAADYELAVTRARSGVASAQQALARERAEADLAEQDLADLGIEDASPLARREPQLAEAQANLDSAKALLADAQLALNRTAVTAPFSGRVRERSADLGQFVSPGQTLGTIFATDVVEVSLPLSDDELGRTGLPLAFAETADNPGPRVVFTTNVAGEPREWVGRVKRTAAALNPQTRLINVIAELEDPYGTGADDGVPMAPGLFVDAEIDGRRLENVVRVPRSALRGVDQVFIGDGPEGKLHIRTVDVVYSTDDGAFVASGVEDGELAVVSPIQAAFDGMSIQVVERMPDGSLVPRTPRKSSADENEEEDTAAAQVAGETEGATQ, from the coding sequence ATGAAGCGTATCATCACAATCCTGCTGCCAGTCATCGTCCTCGTTGGCATCGTCGGGGCCGGCTTTGTCCTGACCCAACTGTTCAAGCCTCCGGTGGAGCGTGCCGAAGAGCAGCCTCGCGGTCTCTCGGTCTTTGCTGAAGTCGCAGAAGAGACAGATCTGGACCTCAAGGTCCGCGCGCAGGGTGAAGTTCGTCCCAAGCGGCAGATCATCGTCGCGCCTCAGATCGCAGGGCGTATCTCTTACGTATCTCCAGATTTCGTCGACGGTGGCTTTATCCGCCAGGGACAGGTGCTCGTTCGCCTTGAAGCGGCCGACTATGAGCTGGCCGTGACGCGCGCCCGGTCTGGCGTCGCTTCAGCCCAGCAGGCACTGGCACGAGAGCGCGCTGAGGCTGATCTTGCCGAGCAGGACCTTGCAGACCTTGGTATTGAGGATGCAAGCCCACTTGCCCGCCGCGAGCCACAACTCGCCGAAGCGCAAGCCAATCTCGACTCTGCGAAAGCGCTACTCGCCGACGCGCAGCTCGCTCTCAACCGGACCGCGGTGACCGCGCCTTTCTCTGGCCGTGTGCGTGAGCGAAGCGCCGACCTTGGCCAGTTCGTGAGCCCGGGCCAGACGCTCGGCACGATTTTCGCAACCGATGTCGTCGAAGTTTCCCTGCCGCTTTCCGATGATGAGCTTGGCCGCACGGGTCTTCCGCTCGCCTTTGCTGAGACAGCAGATAATCCGGGGCCGCGCGTGGTCTTCACGACCAATGTCGCCGGCGAGCCGCGCGAGTGGGTTGGCCGTGTGAAGCGCACTGCAGCGGCTCTCAACCCGCAGACCCGCCTTATCAACGTGATCGCAGAGCTCGAAGACCCTTATGGCACGGGCGCCGATGACGGTGTGCCGATGGCGCCAGGGCTTTTTGTCGATGCTGAGATTGATGGACGCCGGCTAGAAAACGTCGTCCGCGTACCCCGCTCGGCCCTGCGCGGCGTCGATCAGGTCTTCATTGGCGATGGTCCTGAAGGAAAGCTGCATATCCGTACTGTCGACGTGGTCTACAGCACCGATGATGGGGCCTTTGTCGCCAGCGGTGTTGAAGATGGTGAGCTGGCTGTCGTTTCGCCGATCCAGGCTGCTTTCGATGGCATGAGCATCCAGGTTGTCGAGCGCATGCCCGACGGCTCGCTCGTTCCGCGCACCCCGCGCAAGTCATCCGCCGATGAGAACGAAGAAGAGGACACCGCCGCTGCACAGGTTGCCGGTGAAACTGAAGGAGCTACCCAATGA
- a CDS encoding efflux RND transporter permease subunit, protein MSGLVAWWARNGIAANLLMVVAFIGGTFGFLSLEKEAFPAGDWNGASVSIAWPGASPQDVEDQIVVRLEEVVADIDGLKRLTGVAREGVGYVNLQTELDIDVDEFVDEVKRRVDTISNLPQSSFPPQVSRWSANNQFMGLALHGNVDPATLDYYADEMRDRIALLEGGELAQVQGTLGEEVSIEVSEAALRRYNMTFAEVANAVRSSSINSSGGTVRTETGTVAIQARQLADTREDFENIVIRQSAEFGTIRIRDVANVVDGFVDGELDATFNGEPTAFIMVNQPEKMDIVLYSNNIKDFIERANSGRGQDALPEGLKLDLLFDMSEVYEGRMDTISSAAVQGMALVLIILILFLRPIVAFWVTIGIGTAFAGGIMILPLFGVSLNFLSLFAVLLVIGVVVDDAIVVGENIHKEVESGRREGLGAATVGTQLVLKPVIFGVLTTMIMFAPWAFIPGPERQFTAQITYVVVAALAFSLIESMFILPSHLGHMEPQKFDGPLGKLMRLQQTIADSLITFANRVYKPLLEYAVKFRYVTVAIFTALFVLAIMLVQSNIVPFRFMPQIEDDLVQVRIDLPDGSPQSRSLQVRDQLRLAVEQARQTFDERYPELGGDHMIRDISIVATEGDVQSWIGLIPPQDRPDGVSTKEIADEIRANFGEVPDAEEVNFQFTINNADNSIRYALNNDDLDVLRQAADDVKAQLATYEQAFDIGDNLSSAAQEIRIDLKPGATSLGVTLGDVTSQVRAAYYGIEAQRLPRDGDDVRVMVRYPKETRESVDSLRDLRIRTNDGREIPLEQVAEISFAPGIDRIQRRERMRSVTVFADLVGDSTRATIFADMEQNFWPEFAKKYPTVTRGAVGDIESEQEFVQDITRLYIIAFVSMYILLAIAFQSYSQPLLLMLAIPFGYAGAVFGHFGFDTPMALFSMFGIGAAAGVVINDNLVLVDYINRRREEGAGALQAIVDAGVSRFRPVLLTSVTTFVGILPMIAQKSVQAQFLKPMVVSLGSAVAFALFVSLLLVPAFYAVGCEVGRIFRWTWGGMPYRKIGDSYEGEANIDEEELIGTSRGARPHPAE, encoded by the coding sequence ATGAGCGGTCTTGTCGCCTGGTGGGCCAGAAATGGCATTGCTGCCAACCTTCTGATGGTCGTCGCCTTCATTGGCGGCACCTTCGGCTTCCTCAGTCTTGAGAAAGAAGCCTTCCCCGCAGGCGACTGGAATGGCGCCAGCGTCTCTATCGCATGGCCCGGCGCGTCCCCACAGGATGTTGAGGACCAGATTGTCGTACGCCTTGAAGAAGTTGTTGCCGATATCGATGGCCTGAAGCGACTGACCGGCGTCGCACGTGAGGGTGTTGGCTACGTCAACCTGCAGACCGAGCTTGATATCGACGTCGACGAATTCGTCGATGAAGTGAAGCGCCGTGTCGATACGATTTCGAACCTGCCGCAATCTTCCTTCCCGCCCCAGGTAAGCCGATGGAGCGCGAACAACCAGTTCATGGGGCTGGCGCTTCACGGCAATGTCGATCCGGCGACGCTGGACTATTATGCAGATGAGATGCGCGACCGGATTGCGCTGCTTGAGGGCGGCGAGCTGGCGCAGGTTCAGGGAACGCTCGGCGAAGAAGTCTCCATCGAAGTCTCAGAAGCGGCTCTGCGCCGCTACAACATGACGTTTGCCGAAGTCGCCAATGCGGTTCGCAGCTCCTCGATCAACTCCTCGGGCGGCACGGTCCGCACCGAAACCGGCACCGTGGCGATCCAGGCCCGTCAGCTTGCTGATACGCGTGAAGACTTCGAGAATATCGTCATTCGCCAGAGCGCAGAGTTCGGCACCATCCGCATTCGCGACGTTGCAAACGTCGTTGATGGATTTGTCGATGGCGAGCTGGACGCCACCTTCAATGGCGAACCGACCGCCTTCATCATGGTGAACCAACCAGAGAAGATGGACATCGTTCTCTACTCCAACAACATCAAGGACTTCATTGAACGCGCCAATAGCGGCCGCGGACAGGATGCTCTGCCTGAAGGCCTGAAGCTCGACCTGCTGTTCGACATGTCGGAGGTCTATGAAGGCCGTATGGACACGATCAGCTCTGCAGCCGTGCAGGGTATGGCGCTCGTTCTTATCATCCTGATCCTCTTCCTGCGCCCTATCGTGGCGTTCTGGGTGACGATCGGTATCGGTACTGCCTTTGCCGGCGGGATCATGATCCTGCCGCTTTTCGGCGTGTCGCTGAACTTCCTCTCTCTCTTTGCAGTTCTTCTCGTGATTGGCGTGGTGGTGGACGACGCGATTGTCGTTGGCGAGAATATCCACAAAGAGGTCGAGAGCGGACGAAGAGAAGGGCTTGGTGCTGCGACTGTCGGCACGCAGCTCGTGCTCAAGCCGGTTATCTTCGGCGTTCTTACAACGATGATCATGTTTGCGCCGTGGGCATTCATCCCCGGCCCTGAACGCCAGTTCACTGCGCAGATCACCTATGTCGTTGTTGCGGCGCTGGCATTCTCTCTCATCGAGTCGATGTTCATCCTGCCATCGCACCTCGGCCATATGGAGCCGCAAAAGTTTGACGGCCCACTCGGCAAGCTGATGCGCCTTCAGCAGACGATCGCTGACAGCCTGATCACGTTTGCAAACCGGGTCTACAAGCCGCTGCTCGAATACGCGGTGAAGTTTCGGTACGTCACGGTTGCGATTTTCACGGCGCTCTTTGTGCTCGCGATCATGCTGGTGCAATCGAACATCGTGCCGTTCCGCTTCATGCCTCAGATCGAAGATGACCTTGTTCAGGTCCGCATTGACCTGCCCGATGGTTCGCCGCAATCGCGTTCGCTTCAAGTGCGTGACCAGCTGCGACTTGCGGTGGAGCAGGCGCGCCAGACATTCGATGAGCGCTACCCGGAACTGGGCGGCGACCACATGATCCGCGACATTTCGATCGTCGCGACGGAGGGCGACGTCCAGTCGTGGATTGGCCTGATCCCGCCGCAGGACCGGCCGGACGGCGTGTCGACCAAGGAAATCGCTGACGAGATCCGCGCCAATTTCGGTGAAGTCCCGGACGCTGAGGAAGTGAACTTCCAGTTCACGATCAACAATGCCGACAATTCCATCCGCTACGCGCTGAACAATGATGATCTCGACGTTCTGCGTCAGGCTGCCGACGATGTGAAAGCTCAGCTCGCAACCTATGAGCAGGCCTTCGACATTGGCGACAACCTCTCCTCTGCGGCCCAGGAAATTCGCATCGACCTCAAGCCTGGTGCGACATCGCTTGGTGTAACGCTCGGTGATGTGACCTCGCAGGTTCGCGCTGCCTATTACGGTATCGAAGCCCAGCGCCTTCCGCGTGATGGCGATGATGTCCGCGTCATGGTTCGCTATCCGAAGGAAACCCGCGAATCCGTAGATAGCCTCCGCGACCTTCGTATCCGCACCAATGACGGCCGCGAGATCCCGCTCGAACAGGTCGCAGAGATTTCCTTTGCTCCTGGTATCGACCGGATCCAGCGCCGTGAGCGGATGCGCTCGGTGACCGTCTTCGCTGATCTTGTTGGCGACAGCACGCGGGCGACCATCTTTGCCGACATGGAGCAGAACTTCTGGCCTGAGTTTGCCAAGAAGTACCCAACGGTCACGCGGGGTGCGGTCGGCGATATCGAGAGCGAACAGGAGTTCGTGCAGGATATTACGAGGCTGTACATCATCGCCTTCGTGTCGATGTACATCCTGCTTGCCATCGCCTTCCAGTCCTACTCCCAGCCGCTTCTTCTCATGCTGGCCATCCCGTTTGGCTATGCTGGCGCAGTGTTCGGTCACTTTGGTTTCGATACACCAATGGCGCTCTTCTCGATGTTTGGCATCGGGGCGGCCGCTGGCGTCGTCATCAACGATAACCTCGTCCTGGTGGACTATATAAACCGACGGCGAGAGGAAGGGGCAGGTGCGCTCCAGGCCATCGTCGATGCAGGTGTGTCCCGCTTCCGCCCGGTGCTTCTGACGTCTGTCACCACCTTTGTCGGTATTCTGCCGATGATTGCGCAGAAGTCGGTGCAGGCCCAATTCCTGAAGCCAATGGTGGTATCGCTTGGTTCTGCGGTGGCATTCGCGCTGTTTGTGTCGCTTCTTCTCGTTCCGGCTTTCTACGCCGTTGGATGCGAAGTTGGCCGCATCTTCCGCTGGACGTGGGGCGGCATGCCCTATCGCAAGATTGGCGACTCCTATGAGGGTGAAGCTAATATTGATGAGGAAGAACTCATTGGCACCAGCCGCGGTGCGCGCCCTCACCCGGCAGAATAA
- a CDS encoding M13 family metallopeptidase — translation MKYLMSGVAAAALLGACATTDQTADVSTPPETSQTADAQRVVETTSPDYWGSWGIDTGLMDRDVQPGDNFFMYTSGEWFDNFELPADKTRYGAFDLLREKSEQQTRFIIEDLAAEEPPIDTAEGKVAAFYNAYMGTDAIEAAGLAPAQPYLDQIAAIDSREALARVFMSPGFSSPINGFVWVDDKNPDDYIFQMSMGGLGLPDREYYLKDDEKSVEIRAKYEELLTFFLEKAGYEDAAAKAADVLALETQLAQADWDRAVSRNPEITYNKLTRDELIALAGDFPLATALEQLGVMGEEEFLVTEVPPTAEEIASAGLSQEDVDKLGAGIPAAFELANTADLDTWKAYLAAHMLSNFASVLPSEIDDANFAFYGTTLSGQPEQRPRWKRAVSAVSGTLGEAIGEVYVSRHFPAENKERMDELVANLRTAMHANLEDLEWMGEETRERAREKLDKFNPKIGYPGEFETYETLEITDNAFQNAVNAAVWGMEDNLSRLNEQPDRNEWFMTPQTVNAYYNPGYNEIVFPAAILQPPFFNISADPAVNYGAIGGVIGHEMGHGFDDQGSKYNGDGVLANWWTESDRSAFDELTSALVAQYNQYCPLGEGDPCVNGRLTLGENIGDLGGLSLAYRAYQISLDANGDGVVSEDEQAPILDGYTGDQRFFMAWAQVWRSKYRDEAKRNQLLTDPHSPPEYRVNGIVRNFDEWYEAFDVADTDELYLPPEERIRIW, via the coding sequence ATGAAATATCTGATGTCCGGCGTTGCTGCCGCAGCTCTTCTCGGCGCGTGTGCCACTACTGATCAGACCGCGGACGTTTCTACGCCGCCAGAAACGAGCCAGACAGCCGACGCTCAGCGTGTCGTGGAAACCACTTCGCCTGACTATTGGGGGAGCTGGGGTATCGATACCGGTCTGATGGACCGCGATGTCCAGCCGGGCGACAATTTCTTCATGTACACAAGCGGCGAGTGGTTCGACAATTTCGAACTTCCAGCCGACAAGACCCGCTACGGCGCGTTCGATCTTCTTCGTGAGAAATCCGAGCAGCAGACCCGCTTCATCATCGAAGATCTTGCAGCTGAAGAGCCGCCAATCGACACCGCTGAAGGCAAGGTAGCCGCGTTCTACAATGCCTATATGGGCACCGACGCGATCGAGGCAGCAGGCCTGGCGCCAGCCCAGCCTTATCTTGACCAGATCGCAGCCATCGACAGCCGCGAGGCGCTGGCACGCGTCTTCATGTCGCCGGGTTTCTCATCGCCGATCAATGGCTTCGTCTGGGTCGATGACAAGAATCCGGACGACTATATCTTCCAGATGTCGATGGGCGGCCTCGGCCTGCCGGACCGCGAATACTATCTCAAGGACGACGAGAAATCGGTTGAGATCCGCGCGAAGTATGAAGAGCTGCTGACCTTCTTCCTTGAGAAGGCTGGCTATGAGGATGCGGCAGCAAAGGCGGCCGACGTTCTGGCGCTTGAAACCCAGCTTGCTCAGGCTGACTGGGACCGCGCCGTCAGCCGCAACCCGGAAATCACCTACAACAAGCTGACGCGCGATGAGCTGATCGCCCTTGCTGGCGATTTCCCGCTAGCAACCGCGCTGGAACAGCTTGGTGTCATGGGCGAGGAAGAGTTCCTCGTCACCGAAGTCCCGCCAACGGCAGAAGAAATCGCTTCTGCTGGTCTCTCGCAGGAAGATGTCGATAAGCTCGGCGCTGGCATCCCGGCGGCATTCGAGCTGGCAAACACCGCTGATCTCGATACGTGGAAAGCCTATCTCGCCGCCCACATGCTGTCGAACTTCGCATCGGTTCTGCCATCGGAAATCGATGACGCAAACTTCGCCTTCTACGGCACCACACTCAGCGGTCAGCCCGAGCAACGCCCTCGCTGGAAGCGCGCCGTGTCTGCCGTGTCGGGTACGCTTGGTGAGGCCATTGGCGAAGTCTATGTCAGCCGTCACTTCCCGGCGGAAAACAAGGAGCGGATGGATGAGCTGGTCGCGAACCTGCGCACAGCCATGCACGCCAATCTCGAAGACCTCGAATGGATGGGTGAAGAGACCCGTGAGCGCGCACGCGAGAAGCTCGACAAGTTCAATCCGAAAATCGGCTATCCGGGCGAGTTCGAGACCTATGAAACGCTCGAAATCACTGACAACGCCTTCCAGAATGCTGTGAACGCAGCCGTCTGGGGCATGGAAGACAACCTCTCCCGCCTGAACGAGCAGCCTGACCGCAATGAGTGGTTCATGACGCCGCAGACGGTCAACGCCTATTACAATCCAGGCTATAACGAGATCGTCTTCCCGGCTGCTATCCTTCAGCCGCCTTTCTTCAACATCAGCGCTGATCCAGCCGTCAATTACGGCGCCATCGGCGGCGTGATCGGCCACGAAATGGGCCACGGCTTTGACGACCAGGGCTCCAAGTACAATGGTGACGGCGTCCTCGCCAACTGGTGGACCGAAAGCGACCGTAGCGCATTTGATGAGCTGACCTCGGCTCTGGTTGCCCAGTACAACCAGTACTGTCCGCTCGGCGAAGGCGACCCATGCGTTAATGGCCGTCTGACACTTGGCGAGAATATCGGTGACCTCGGCGGTCTGTCGCTGGCTTACCGCGCCTATCAGATCAGCCTCGACGCAAATGGTGACGGCGTCGTTAGTGAGGATGAGCAGGCGCCGATCCTCGACGGCTATACCGGTGACCAGCGCTTCTTCATGGCATGGGCGCAGGTCTGGCGCTCGAAGTATCGCGATGAAGCAAAGCGTAACCAGCTTCTGACCGATCCGCATTCGCCGCCAGAGTACCGCGTCAACGGTATCGTTCGTAACTTTGACGAATGGTACGAAGCCTTCGACGTGGCAGATACCGATGAGCTCTACCTTCCGCCGGAAGAGCGTATCCGCATCTGGTAA
- a CDS encoding DUF1801 domain-containing protein yields the protein MPLPLAVSAYFDRLSGPVKEIALELSRVIPSRGPRLIATMAYASPCWTGHDRVVSIIAHSRHCNLQLWQGAQLESSFYGRIEGSGKSLRHVKIRSLDEIDDELLDIIDRAIALDAA from the coding sequence ATGCCTTTGCCATTGGCGGTCAGCGCCTATTTCGACAGGCTTTCCGGGCCGGTGAAGGAGATCGCGCTGGAGCTGTCGCGCGTCATACCTTCGCGTGGGCCGAGACTTATCGCGACGATGGCTTACGCTTCACCTTGCTGGACGGGTCATGACCGTGTCGTCTCGATCATCGCGCATTCCAGACACTGCAACCTCCAGCTCTGGCAGGGGGCGCAGTTGGAGTCGAGTTTCTATGGGCGGATCGAAGGCAGCGGTAAGTCGCTTCGTCATGTGAAGATCCGAAGCCTCGATGAAATTGATGACGAATTGCTCGACATCATCGACAGGGCGATCGCGCTCGACGCAGCCTGA
- a CDS encoding zinc-binding dehydrogenase, producing the protein MPTPGDTDIVIRVEATPINPSDLGLLVGAGNLSTLRNEGTKDNPKLVADIPGAGMRAMQARLGQSLAVGNEGAGTVVAAGSSDAAQALMGKTVTGLGGEFYGEYRMLNVAQVMELPEGATARDGASCFVNPLTALSFPETMRMEGHKGLIHTAAASNLGQMLNKICIADGVPLVNVVRKPEQEQILRDLGAQHVVNSSSDTFMEDLIKAIVETKATLAFDAVGGGPLAGQLLTAMEAAANIGAEYSRYGSADPKHVYIYGRLDLSPTTIPPGVGMAWSAGGYLLTYFLQKIGAEGREKLRKRVMAELKTTFASHYTDEISLAEALDPETLQNYNAKRTGEKFLINPTL; encoded by the coding sequence ATGCCGACGCCGGGCGACACTGATATCGTCATCCGCGTGGAGGCCACGCCAATCAACCCTTCTGACCTCGGCCTGCTGGTCGGTGCAGGCAATCTGTCGACGCTGCGCAATGAGGGCACAAAGGACAATCCGAAGCTGGTCGCAGATATTCCGGGCGCTGGCATGCGCGCCATGCAGGCCCGCCTTGGCCAGTCCCTTGCCGTTGGTAATGAAGGCGCAGGCACGGTCGTCGCCGCTGGCTCGTCCGATGCAGCTCAGGCGCTGATGGGCAAGACAGTGACCGGCCTTGGCGGCGAGTTCTATGGCGAATACCGCATGCTGAACGTCGCGCAGGTCATGGAACTGCCAGAGGGCGCAACAGCCCGCGACGGCGCGTCATGCTTCGTCAATCCGCTGACCGCGCTCTCCTTCCCGGAAACGATGCGCATGGAAGGCCACAAAGGCCTCATCCATACCGCCGCTGCGTCCAACCTCGGCCAGATGCTCAACAAGATCTGTATCGCTGACGGCGTGCCGCTGGTGAACGTCGTGCGCAAGCCGGAGCAGGAACAGATCCTCCGTGACCTCGGCGCGCAGCATGTCGTGAACTCGTCGAGCGACACCTTCATGGAAGACCTGATCAAGGCGATCGTAGAAACCAAGGCGACGCTGGCCTTTGATGCTGTTGGCGGTGGCCCGCTCGCCGGTCAGCTCCTCACGGCAATGGAAGCGGCGGCCAATATTGGCGCTGAGTATAGCCGTTATGGCTCAGCCGATCCGAAGCACGTCTATATCTATGGACGTCTCGACCTGTCGCCGACCACCATCCCGCCGGGCGTCGGCATGGCGTGGAGCGCAGGTGGCTATCTGCTGACCTACTTCCTGCAGAAGATCGGCGCTGAAGGCCGCGAGAAGCTGCGCAAGCGCGTCATGGCTGAGCTGAAGACGACCTTCGCAAGCCACTATACCGACGAGATTTCGCTGGCCGAAGCGCTCGATCCGGAAACGCTTCAGAACTACAACGCGAAGCGCACAGGGGAGAAATTCCTCATCAACCCGACGCTTTAA